The DNA segment TACTCGTCGTTCAAGTTCGCGCTCTTCTTCCTCGCCGAGTACATCAACATGATCACCGTCTCGGCGTTCTGCACCACGCTGTTCCTCGGCGGCTGGCGGGCTCCCGCGCCGATCACCACCTTCTGGGAGGGCGCCAACTCCGGTTACTGGCCGCTGCTCTGGTTCTTCGGCAAGGTGCTGATCCTGCTGTTCGGCTTCATCTGGCTGCGGGCCACGCTGCCGCGGCTCCGCTACGACCAGTTCATGCGGTTCGGCTGGAAGGTCCTCATCCCGGTCAACCTGGTGTGGATCCTCGCGCTGGCGTACTTCAAGGTCGCCCGCAGCGGCGCGCTCTCCGACGAGGTCCGGTGGATCTCCACCGGCGTCATCGCGCTCGCCGTGCTGCTCCTCGCCTGGGGCTGGCCGTCGCCGAAGAAGCCGAAGCCGGTCCCGATCGAGCAGGAACTGGCACAGCGTCCACCGGGCAGCTTCCCGATCCCCCCGATGGATCTCCAGGTGCCGCCGAGCCCCCGAGCCCGCCGAGCCGTGGCCGAACGTTCCCCGGCCACCGTCGGCGGCGAGTCCGAGACGAAGGAGGTGTGACGTGGCATCACTGACCGGCTCCTTCAAGGGATTCGGTGTGACCTTCGCGCACATGTTCCGCAAGGTGATCACGACCGACTACCCGTTCTCGCCGCCGAAGCCGGCCCCCCGGTACCACGGCCGGCACATCCTCAACCGTCACCCGGACGGCCTGGAGAAGTGCATCGGCTGCGAGCTGTGCGCCTGGGCCTGCCCGGCCGACGCGATCTACGTCGAGGGCGGCGACAACACCGACGAGCAGCGCTTCTCGCCCGGTGAGCGGTACGCCAGCATCTACCAGATCAACTACGCCCGGTGCATCTTCTGCGGGCTCTGCATCGAGGCCTGCCCGACCCGGTCGCTCACCATGAGCAACGAGTACGAGCTGGCCCGGGACAACCGCCAGGACCTGATCTTCACGAAGAAGGAGCTCCTGGCGCCGCTGCTGCCCGGCATGGAGCAGCCGCCGCACCCGATGCGGCTCGGCGAGACCGACAAGGACTACTACATCGGTGCGCTCACCAACCCCGGTACGTCGGCCGGTGCCGAGAAGGCGCCGTGGTCGGTCGACGAGGACGAGAAGGGGGCTGTGTGATGGACGTGGTCTCCACCGGCGAACAGGTCGCCTTCTGGATCCTCGGCTCCGTCGCGGTGATCGGTGCGCTCGGCATGGTGCTGGCCCGCAACGCGGTGCACTCCGCGCTCTGGCTCGTCGTGACGATGCTCTGCCTGGGCTTCCTCTACGTCGTGAACGCGGCGCCGTTCCTCGGCATGGTGCAGGTCATCGTCTACACCGGCGCGATCATGATGCTGTTCCTCTTCGTGCTGATGCTGGTCGGCCGGGACGCGTCGGACTCGCTGATCGAGACACTGCGCGGCCAGCGGGTCGCGGCGATCCTGCTCGGCATCGGGTTCGCCGCGCTGATCGCCACCGGTCTGGCCCGCTCGCTCGGCGACGTCGACGCGGTCGGCCTGGCCGAGGCGAACCAGAACGGCAACGTCCAGGGCCTCGCCGCGCTGCTCTTCACCAACTACGTCTTCGCGTTCGAGGTCACCTCGGCGCTGCTCATCACGGCAGCGGTCGGCGCCATGGTGCTGGCCCACGTGGAGCGGGCGAAGGAGGAGAAGCTCGACCAGGTCACCCGGATGAAGGAGCGCTTCCGCCCGGGCAACTACCCCGGTCCGAAGCCCGGTCCCGGCATCTACGCGAACACCATGTCGGTGGCCGCGCCGGCCCGGCTCCCGGACGGCAACGGCGCCGAGCGCAGCATCTCGCCGATCCTCCCGGTCCGCGAGCTGACCGACTCGGAGGTCGCACCGAAGGGAACCGAGAAGTGACTCCCGACTACTACCTGGTGCTGTCGGTCATCCTCTTCACCATCGGCGCGGTCGGCGTGCTGATCAGGCGTAACGCGATCGTCCTGTTCATGTGCATCGAGCTGATGCTGAACGCGGCGAACCTCGCGCTGATCACCTTCAGCCGGATCAACGGCAGCCTGGACGGCCAGATCATCTCGTTCTTCGTGATGGTCGTCGCGGCGGCCGAGGTCGTGGTCGGCCTCGCCATCATCATGTCGATCTTCCGCACGCGACGCTCGGCGAGCGTCGACGACGCGAACCTCCTCAAGTACTGAAGGGCCTTCACATGGAACGGACTGTGGAGTTCGCCCCAGCGACGGGAGTGCTGAGCAGCATCTGGCTGCTCGTCGCGATCCCGCTCGCCAGTGCGGCCATCCTGTTGCTGCTCGGCAGGCGGGCCGACAAGTGGGGTCATTGGCTCGGCGTCCTGTCGGTCGCGGCGTCGTTCGTACTCGGCCTGGTCTTCTTCGTGAACCTGGCCGGCCTCGACGCGGACCAGCGCTCGGCCGAGCTCAACCTCTGGGAATTCATCGTCGTCGGCGGCCTGAACGTCGACTTCGGCCTGCTCTTCGACCCGCTCTCCGGCGTCTTCGTCCTGCTGATCACGGGTGTCGGTTCGCTGATCCACCTGTACGCGGTCGGCTACATGGAACACGACCCGGGCCGGCGGAAGTTCTTCGCGTACTTCAACCTCTTCGTATCGGCGATGTTGCTGCTGGTCCTCGGCAACAACTACGTGATGCTCTACTTCGGCTGGGAGGGCGTCGGCCTGGCGTCGTACCTGCTGATCTCCTTCTGGTACACCCGCCCCTCGGCAGCGACCGCGGGCAAGAAGGCGTTCCTGATGAACCGGGTCGGCGACGCCGGCCTGGCGATCGCCATCTTCCTGATGTTCGCGACTCTGGGCACGGTGGACTACGGCGA comes from the Actinoplanes sp. OR16 genome and includes:
- the nuoI gene encoding NADH-quinone oxidoreductase subunit NuoI is translated as MASLTGSFKGFGVTFAHMFRKVITTDYPFSPPKPAPRYHGRHILNRHPDGLEKCIGCELCAWACPADAIYVEGGDNTDEQRFSPGERYASIYQINYARCIFCGLCIEACPTRSLTMSNEYELARDNRQDLIFTKKELLAPLLPGMEQPPHPMRLGETDKDYYIGALTNPGTSAGAEKAPWSVDEDEKGAV
- a CDS encoding NADH-quinone oxidoreductase subunit J, with translation MDVVSTGEQVAFWILGSVAVIGALGMVLARNAVHSALWLVVTMLCLGFLYVVNAAPFLGMVQVIVYTGAIMMLFLFVLMLVGRDASDSLIETLRGQRVAAILLGIGFAALIATGLARSLGDVDAVGLAEANQNGNVQGLAALLFTNYVFAFEVTSALLITAAVGAMVLAHVERAKEEKLDQVTRMKERFRPGNYPGPKPGPGIYANTMSVAAPARLPDGNGAERSISPILPVRELTDSEVAPKGTEK
- the nuoK gene encoding NADH-quinone oxidoreductase subunit NuoK, whose product is MTPDYYLVLSVILFTIGAVGVLIRRNAIVLFMCIELMLNAANLALITFSRINGSLDGQIISFFVMVVAAAEVVVGLAIIMSIFRTRRSASVDDANLLKY